The following are from one region of the Hymenobacter sp. YIM 151858-1 genome:
- a CDS encoding putative type IX sorting system protein PorV2, which translates to MTHFFRRSITALLVTPLLGVAAAQAQSSQPPRDNTPKYSNDFLSIGVGGRALAMGSTQVSLADDATAGYWNPAGLLRQKTKYDAVLMHSELFSGIVKNDYAAFSMPLDARSAIGASIIRVGVDDIPDTRALVNEYNQVSYDRITYFSVADYGLLLSYARKLEAVEGLQVGANAKIIYRNVGDYANAWGFGIDAGAQYERNNWRFGLMARDITTTYNTWQINADKFQPTIDTLDFVPSNSTEITLPRFVLGVSRSFKLPGELTAVVATDLEITTDGKRNTPISSSFVSIAPHVGAEIGYRNLLFLRGGATNVQKIQAFSGKEEWKVQPTLGVGVALSGLRLDLALSRLAIERLGQSSQANSIMVSLGYAFK; encoded by the coding sequence ATGACACACTTCTTCCGTCGTTCTATCACCGCGCTGCTGGTTACCCCGCTGTTGGGGGTAGCGGCGGCGCAGGCACAATCCTCCCAGCCTCCCCGCGACAATACCCCCAAGTACAGCAACGACTTTCTGTCGATAGGAGTGGGCGGCCGCGCCCTGGCCATGGGCAGCACCCAGGTAAGCCTGGCCGACGACGCCACGGCCGGCTACTGGAACCCGGCCGGCCTGCTGCGCCAAAAAACCAAGTACGACGCCGTGCTGATGCACTCGGAGTTGTTTTCGGGCATCGTAAAGAACGACTACGCCGCTTTCTCGATGCCGCTCGACGCGCGCAGCGCCATCGGGGCCAGCATCATTCGGGTAGGGGTTGATGATATTCCGGATACCCGGGCGCTGGTGAACGAGTACAACCAGGTTTCCTACGACCGCATTACGTACTTCTCGGTGGCCGATTACGGCTTGCTGCTGTCCTACGCCCGCAAGCTGGAGGCCGTGGAGGGGTTACAGGTGGGCGCCAACGCCAAAATCATTTACCGCAACGTGGGCGACTACGCCAACGCCTGGGGCTTTGGCATTGATGCCGGCGCGCAGTACGAGCGCAACAACTGGCGCTTCGGCCTGATGGCCCGCGACATCACCACCACCTACAACACTTGGCAGATCAACGCCGATAAGTTTCAGCCCACCATCGATACGCTTGACTTCGTGCCTAGCAACAGCACCGAGATAACGCTGCCGCGGTTTGTGCTGGGCGTAAGCCGCTCGTTTAAGCTGCCCGGCGAGCTAACTGCCGTGGTGGCTACCGATCTGGAAATTACCACCGACGGCAAGCGCAACACGCCTATTTCCAGCAGCTTCGTGAGCATTGCGCCGCACGTGGGAGCCGAAATCGGCTACCGCAACCTGCTGTTTTTGCGCGGCGGGGCCACCAATGTGCAAAAGATTCAGGCCTTTAGCGGTAAGGAAGAATGGAAGGTGCAGCCAACCCTGGGTGTGGGCGTGGCCCTGAGCGGCCTGCGCCTCGATCTGGCGTTGTCGCGGCTGGCCATCGAACGGCTGGGCCAAAGCTCGCAGGCCAACTCCATTATGGTGTCGTTGGGCTACGCATTTAAGTAA
- the mce gene encoding methylmalonyl-CoA epimerase: MFTNLEHLGLAVNDLEAATALYTTLLGMEPYKRETVASEGVDTVFFRVGGSKIELLGGTTPESAISKFVAKKGEGIHHVAFEVSDIRAEMQRLREAGFQLLNEQPKRGADNKLVCFVHPKSAHGVLVELCQEITSADIEVD, encoded by the coding sequence ATGTTTACCAATCTGGAACACCTAGGCCTGGCCGTTAACGACCTGGAAGCGGCCACCGCGCTCTACACCACTTTGCTCGGAATGGAGCCTTACAAGCGCGAAACCGTGGCGAGCGAGGGCGTGGATACGGTGTTCTTTCGGGTGGGTGGCTCCAAAATTGAGCTGCTGGGCGGTACCACGCCCGAAAGCGCCATCAGCAAGTTTGTGGCGAAGAAAGGGGAGGGGATTCATCACGTGGCGTTTGAGGTGAGCGACATCCGGGCCGAGATGCAGCGCCTGCGCGAAGCGGGCTTCCAACTGCTCAACGAGCAACCCAAGCGCGGGGCCGACAACAAGCTTGTGTGCTTTGTGCACCCCAAAAGCGCGCACGGCGTATTGGTAGAGCTGTGCCAAGAAATCACCTCGGCCGACATCGAAGTCGACTAG
- a CDS encoding PadR family transcriptional regulator, giving the protein MKVENTQVQMRKGILEFCILEIIARGEVYASDMLEELTQARMIVVEGTLYPLLTRLKNAGLLDYTWKESSSGPPRKYYTLTEVGQQFLHELRLTWEEIEDSIQIIRSKPNGSSSPSVAPAGASI; this is encoded by the coding sequence ATGAAAGTCGAAAACACCCAAGTGCAGATGCGGAAGGGCATTCTGGAATTCTGCATCCTGGAAATCATTGCGCGGGGCGAGGTGTATGCCTCCGACATGCTGGAGGAGCTAACCCAAGCCCGCATGATTGTGGTGGAGGGGACGCTGTACCCTCTGCTCACCCGCCTGAAGAATGCCGGCCTGCTCGATTATACCTGGAAGGAATCGAGCAGCGGACCGCCCCGCAAGTACTACACCCTCACCGAGGTGGGGCAGCAGTTCTTGCACGAGCTGCGCCTGACGTGGGAGGAGATTGAGGACTCGATCCAGATCATCCGCTCCAAGCCCAACGGCAGTTCCTCCCCCAGCGTCGCGCCGGCCGGCGCCTCCATCTGA
- a CDS encoding L-threonylcarbamoyladenylate synthase gives MSTKQMLNEVDAAVDALIMQLVILHPTDTVWGLGCDAEVPRAVEKLYKLKQRPEGKGCIVLVADETMFGRYAEQVPANLGELLARQERPTTYVVKGSRHLAPNLLAPDGTVGLRVVRHDEFTHKLVRRLGHGVVSTSANRSGEPAPASYKDIDPAIVRAADHVVSWRQDETCTVPSRVVRVLPDGSLEVLRD, from the coding sequence ATGAGTACAAAACAGATGCTGAACGAGGTCGACGCCGCCGTGGATGCGCTGATCATGCAGCTCGTTATTTTGCACCCCACCGATACGGTGTGGGGCCTGGGCTGCGACGCCGAGGTGCCGCGGGCCGTCGAGAAGCTTTACAAGCTGAAGCAGCGGCCCGAAGGCAAGGGCTGCATTGTGCTGGTAGCCGACGAAACCATGTTTGGCCGCTACGCCGAGCAGGTGCCCGCCAACCTAGGCGAGCTGCTGGCCCGGCAGGAGCGCCCCACCACCTACGTAGTAAAGGGCAGCCGCCACCTGGCACCCAACCTGCTGGCCCCCGATGGCACCGTGGGCCTGCGCGTGGTGCGCCACGACGAGTTTACCCACAAGCTGGTGCGCCGCCTGGGTCACGGGGTGGTATCTACCTCGGCCAACCGCAGCGGAGAGCCGGCGCCGGCTTCCTATAAGGACATCGACCCGGCCATTGTACGCGCCGCCGACCACGTGGTAAGCTGGCGCCAGGACGAAACCTGCACCGTGCCCTCGCGGGTGGTGCGCGTGCTGCCCGACGGCTCGCTGGAGGTTTTGCGCGACTAA
- a CDS encoding PspC domain-containing protein, with amino-acid sequence MKKNISINLQGLIFHIEEDGYEVLQRYLQDVKAYFSTYRGHEEIVADIEGRIAEIFAARLSSTKQVITFDDVEAMVAKMGRVQDFQQDGQLDDDDDAADTASYGQPLGGGAYAGTSTATAPAPTVVEEPRRLYRDMSNRRVAGVAAGLARYFNINPLWVRLIFVGSLFSPIIGDFVGALPAISLLTYAVLWIALPKRYDDRPMPDDDVTRKLFRDTDSGSIGGVAAGLAAYMGIEVAILRIVFVLSIFLGGTGLLLYLILWMVVPPARTLSQKAQMRGEAVTLSGLEQSLRNQGTTPVSNRPVGAFIEELGRAIRPVARVLGTVVRVFVGLMFILTGFALLMGLLIVAGVAVGLLPESQNIQLGNGPAYAVLAGVPWWFVVSGFLAAGIPVLLLLSSGIGLLMRRWLLGRTPTLILLGLWMLGIVGSIAGGVRTSQEFQEEGSYTVNRTLGALPGNTVTLDARRLDYDWDMQPEIMFAAADSGNVIAFTQEVRAHGRTFEDATNTARNSIAYRAVLRDSSVVLDNRFSFRPGAIFRAQELDVTLRLPRNKQFRITPAFAHLLDDYNFLNDQRPDDASKHLYRLRGNQLECIDCTPTDFPQPDEDGEESYEGEFDSNGVRIDVDTDNDEVDIDVDLGDIDEFSTDPADYGDARRNYTERDFSKVEVNGAYHVVLRQGSEYKVHAYGTDRELNQLDVHRNGDELVVRPRRNNLFGNWRRTDGDEVLVEVTLPTLRNLELAGAVKAEASGFDDLGSLEVEQAGASHLRFNGNCNLLSLDLAGACKSSLSGRAEQLRIEGSGACQVQASEFPVNNAEVELTGVSKARLQVVRQLRADVSGASQVAYSGNPTNVRNNKSGASKITRVEE; translated from the coding sequence ATGAAAAAAAATATCAGCATCAATCTGCAGGGCCTGATCTTCCACATTGAGGAAGATGGCTACGAAGTACTCCAGCGCTACCTGCAGGACGTGAAGGCGTACTTCAGCACTTACCGCGGACACGAGGAAATCGTGGCCGACATCGAAGGACGCATCGCCGAAATCTTTGCCGCCCGCCTTTCCAGCACCAAACAGGTTATCACGTTTGACGACGTGGAGGCCATGGTCGCCAAAATGGGCCGCGTGCAGGATTTTCAGCAGGATGGCCAGCTCGACGATGACGACGATGCCGCCGACACCGCCAGCTACGGCCAGCCCCTAGGTGGCGGCGCCTACGCCGGCACCAGCACCGCCACGGCCCCCGCGCCTACGGTGGTGGAGGAACCCCGCCGCCTGTACCGCGACATGAGCAACCGCCGCGTGGCGGGCGTGGCCGCCGGGTTGGCGCGCTATTTCAACATCAACCCGCTGTGGGTACGCCTCATCTTCGTTGGCTCGCTGTTTTCGCCCATCATCGGCGACTTTGTGGGTGCCTTGCCGGCCATCAGCCTGCTCACCTACGCGGTGCTCTGGATTGCGCTGCCCAAGCGCTACGACGACCGCCCCATGCCCGACGATGACGTGACGCGCAAGCTCTTCCGCGACACCGACAGCGGCTCGATTGGCGGCGTGGCCGCCGGCCTGGCAGCCTACATGGGCATCGAGGTAGCCATTCTGCGCATCGTGTTTGTGCTCAGCATCTTCCTGGGTGGCACGGGCCTGCTGCTGTACCTGATTCTGTGGATGGTGGTGCCGCCTGCGCGCACCCTGTCCCAGAAGGCGCAGATGCGCGGCGAAGCCGTAACCCTGTCGGGCCTCGAGCAAAGCCTGCGCAACCAGGGCACTACGCCCGTCAGTAATCGCCCGGTAGGTGCTTTTATTGAAGAGCTGGGCCGCGCCATTCGGCCGGTAGCCCGGGTGCTGGGCACCGTAGTGCGCGTGTTCGTGGGCCTGATGTTTATCCTGACGGGCTTTGCCCTGCTCATGGGCCTGTTGATTGTGGCCGGCGTGGCCGTAGGCCTGCTGCCCGAGTCGCAAAACATACAGTTGGGCAACGGCCCTGCCTATGCCGTGCTGGCCGGCGTGCCGTGGTGGTTTGTGGTAAGCGGTTTTCTGGCGGCTGGTATTCCGGTGCTGCTGCTGCTCTCGTCGGGCATTGGCCTGCTGATGCGCCGCTGGTTGCTGGGCCGCACGCCTACCCTGATTTTGCTGGGCCTCTGGATGCTGGGCATCGTGGGCTCGATTGCCGGCGGGGTTCGTACCTCGCAGGAGTTTCAGGAAGAAGGCAGCTACACCGTAAACCGCACCCTGGGTGCGCTGCCGGGCAATACCGTTACGCTGGATGCCCGCCGACTTGACTACGATTGGGATATGCAGCCCGAAATCATGTTTGCGGCGGCCGATAGCGGCAACGTGATTGCCTTTACGCAGGAAGTGCGGGCCCACGGCCGCACCTTCGAGGATGCCACCAACACCGCCCGCAACTCCATTGCCTACCGCGCCGTGCTGCGCGATTCGAGCGTGGTACTCGATAACCGCTTCTCGTTCCGGCCGGGCGCTATTTTCCGGGCCCAGGAGCTTGATGTAACGCTGCGTCTGCCGCGCAACAAGCAGTTCCGGATTACGCCTGCTTTCGCGCATTTGCTCGACGATTACAACTTCCTGAACGACCAGCGCCCCGACGATGCATCAAAGCACCTGTACCGCCTGCGCGGCAACCAGCTCGAATGCATCGACTGCACCCCCACCGATTTTCCGCAACCCGACGAAGACGGCGAGGAAAGCTACGAGGGCGAGTTCGACAGCAACGGCGTGCGCATTGACGTGGACACGGACAACGACGAGGTGGATATCGACGTGGACCTGGGCGACATCGACGAGTTCTCGACCGACCCGGCCGATTACGGCGACGCCCGCCGCAACTACACCGAACGCGACTTCAGCAAAGTAGAAGTCAACGGCGCCTACCACGTGGTGCTGCGCCAGGGCAGCGAGTACAAAGTGCACGCCTACGGCACCGACCGCGAGCTGAACCAGCTGGACGTGCACCGCAACGGCGACGAGCTGGTGGTGCGCCCCCGCCGCAACAACCTCTTCGGCAACTGGCGCCGCACCGATGGCGACGAAGTACTGGTGGAGGTAACGCTGCCCACGCTGCGCAACCTAGAGCTGGCCGGGGCCGTGAAAGCCGAAGCCTCGGGCTTCGACGACCTGGGCAGCCTGGAGGTGGAGCAGGCCGGTGCCAGCCACCTGCGCTTCAACGGCAACTGCAACCTGCTGTCGCTCGATTTGGCCGGTGCCTGCAAATCGTCGCTGAGCGGCCGCGCCGAGCAGCTGCGCATCGAAGGCAGCGGCGCCTGCCAGGTGCAGGCCAGCGAGTTTCCGGTGAACAACGCCGAGGTGGAGCTGACGGGCGTGAGCAAAGCCCGTTTGCAGGTAGTGCGCCAGCTGCGCGCCGATGTATCGGGCGCCAGCCAGGTGGCTTACAGCGGCAACCCCACCAACGTGCGCAACAACAAGTCGGGGGCTTCCAAAATCACGCGCGTGGAGGAGTAG
- a CDS encoding CCA tRNA nucleotidyltransferase, producing MNLPPQLPDLPLFRTIADAAQELGYPAYVIGGYVRDLALQRPSKDVDVVCVGDGIGLAQAVGKKLPNRPRVTVFKNFGTAMLPTPEIELEFVGARKESYRAESRKPEVEAGTLEEDLARRDFTINALGLSLNAEDFGTLIDRYNGVQDLKDKIIRTPLDPDITFSDDPLRMMRAIRFATQLNFDIDPDTFDAIVRNKERIKIVSQERITVELNKIIMAPTPSYGFKLLFASGLLQLIFPKMAALQGVERRGQHAHKDNFYHTLQVLDNVVQAGADLWLRWAAILHDIAKPPTKRFDPKVGWTFHGHEDKGARWVPGIFADLKLPLGEEMRMVQKLVKLHLRPIALVKETVTDSAVRRLLFEAGDDIDRLMTLCRADITSKDHQRVARYLRNFERVEEKLKEVEEKDHLRNFKPVITGEVIMQTFGLSPSKTVGELKDALLEAILEGQVRNEFDEAYAFLLALGRRKGLEPKPAGAAGAAAQPQP from the coding sequence ATGAATCTGCCGCCCCAGCTGCCCGACCTGCCCTTGTTCCGAACCATTGCCGATGCGGCCCAGGAGCTGGGCTACCCGGCGTATGTAATTGGCGGGTACGTGCGCGACTTGGCCCTGCAGCGCCCCAGCAAGGACGTGGACGTGGTGTGCGTGGGCGACGGCATCGGGCTGGCGCAGGCCGTAGGCAAAAAGCTGCCCAACCGGCCCCGCGTAACCGTGTTCAAGAACTTTGGTACGGCCATGCTGCCTACGCCCGAGATTGAGCTGGAGTTTGTGGGCGCCCGCAAGGAGAGCTACCGCGCCGAGAGCCGCAAGCCGGAGGTAGAGGCTGGAACGCTTGAGGAAGACCTAGCCCGCCGCGACTTCACCATCAACGCCCTAGGTCTGAGCCTGAACGCTGAGGACTTCGGAACCCTGATCGACCGGTACAACGGCGTGCAGGACCTGAAGGACAAGATCATCCGCACGCCGCTCGACCCCGACATTACGTTTTCCGACGACCCGCTGCGCATGATGCGCGCCATCCGGTTTGCCACGCAGCTGAATTTCGACATCGACCCCGACACCTTCGACGCCATCGTCCGCAACAAGGAGCGTATCAAGATTGTGTCGCAGGAGCGCATTACCGTCGAGCTGAACAAGATTATCATGGCGCCCACGCCCAGCTACGGCTTTAAGCTGCTGTTTGCCAGCGGGCTGCTGCAGCTCATTTTCCCGAAGATGGCTGCCTTGCAAGGGGTGGAGCGCCGCGGACAGCACGCCCACAAAGACAACTTTTACCACACCCTGCAGGTGCTCGACAACGTGGTGCAGGCCGGAGCCGACTTGTGGCTGCGCTGGGCCGCCATTCTGCACGACATTGCCAAGCCGCCCACCAAGCGTTTCGACCCGAAAGTAGGCTGGACGTTTCATGGCCACGAAGACAAAGGGGCCCGCTGGGTGCCCGGCATCTTCGCCGATCTGAAGCTGCCCCTAGGTGAGGAAATGCGCATGGTGCAAAAGCTCGTGAAGCTGCACCTGCGGCCCATTGCGCTGGTAAAAGAAACCGTTACCGACTCGGCCGTGCGCCGCCTGCTCTTCGAGGCCGGCGACGACATCGACCGCCTGATGACCCTCTGCCGCGCCGACATTACCAGCAAGGACCACCAGCGCGTGGCGCGCTACCTGCGCAACTTCGAGCGGGTAGAGGAGAAGCTGAAAGAAGTAGAGGAGAAAGACCACCTGCGCAACTTTAAGCCGGTGATTACCGGCGAGGTAATTATGCAAACCTTCGGCTTGTCGCCCTCCAAAACCGTGGGCGAGCTGAAGGACGCTTTGCTGGAGGCCATTCTGGAAGGGCAGGTGCGCAACGAGTTCGACGAAGCCTACGCCTTTTTGCTGGCGCTGGGCCGCCGCAAAGGGCTCGAGCCCAAGCCCGCCGGTGCGGCGGGCGCTGCCGCGCAGCCCCAACCCTAA